AACAGTCTATGTTCGTTGTGCTTGAGAGACCTTTTTTTGGCTTTAGTCAGTGTGGCTGCACCTCAGgatggaaaacaaactgtgacctCAAAATAATAGTAGTGGGTGTAATCAGTATTGGTCTTTGAGAGGTAATTTTAGAAGGCAATCGATACAAATGATTTTTTCCAGTAGCACTGATGAAGTTTGGAATAGTACCTGACATTTGAGCAGAGGTCTAAATTATCTGTCACCAGGACTGGAACACAGCCGGTAGTTGTGAATCATTGCTATGGCGGTAACAGAAATACGTCTGTACATTCGTATATTGATTCCTGACCGTTAAAGTTTCCCCTCTCAAAGTTGGATTCATATACATATTTGTTAAATTTATCCTGTGGCTCAGTTTCTCATCTCGTAGGTCATTTTCCCTCCCCCGTCGGCTAATCTGTTGCTGGCTGTGATTCCATCTCCACTCTCAATCACAGACATGCCCTCGAGGCACCGTGACATGCACGCTGCCTGTTTACAGCAGGGTCATAAAGAACCTTGCCTGCATCAATATTCCCATATCAGTCCTCTCTGTTGTGCTACAAAACCACACACTGGCAGTCAGAGAGGCATCTGATCGAGGTTGTGTAATCGCTCTGGTAGCCAACAGCCCTGTGCTCCCAGGATCTAAAGGGCTCTTCAATTTTCTACTGTACCTGAGACAGCAAGGGCGTAATAAGCTCATTACTGAGATATACTGCGGAGCACAGTGTGCATatacatttgtgtatgtgtgcctttATGTATGCATGTGAGTTCCCCGTATCTGTCCTGATCTTGGATAGAATCTAATCCTTGACCCTGGGATTGTAATGAAGAGAGCCGACAGGCTAGCTAAGCATGGCTTTATATGCTAATGTATATCGTAATCTAGATTCACTGTTAGAGCGCGGACTGAGTGTCATAAGCTGacagtttttccctttttcgGATTCCCACTGCTGAACTtcttctgcagctgtgtgaatAAATTATTCCAACTTATTTAGGGCAAACTTGGTTTGTAGATATATTGAGCTGAACATTCAAGGCTGGCTGCGTTATAATCTACCAGTAACAGCCACCTGGGAAATACAATTTCACTGTCTCATTCATTGACAAACAAAGGAGAACATGCACTATTGGTAGACGTGCACAGGCAGCAAAGAAGAGCTTCATtatgtgttgttctgtgttgtaAACAGAATCTTTTATTGGGTTATTGTTAAttgaaaaaatgatgtttttttaggctttaataatgttttaatattttgtgcaGTTGTTCTTTATTGCAGTTATGGATTTTCTTACTTGTAATGTAGAGCCTCGTTGTTAGGCTGGTGTTATTCGAAACAGACACCCATTCCCCACCTTTCCCTTTAGTTTGATTTAATAACTTCTCTCTAAAAGGTAACATCTAAGGATTCTGGTCTTGTTTTTTGAGAATTATAacaatatttattgttttcattgtgctCAGTGTGAAGCTGTCCTCGTCACGGTCCCTGTCCCACCGTGAAGTCAGGCTCAATTCATCATACCAAAATAAGACAGCTGTAGATTTTCCATTTGGCTCACAGACGTGACTGTTGAGGTGAAGCAGACTAGGCTTTGATTACATCTGGTTTACGTCAAACGATGCGATGAACCATGGTGTCCTGTTGTGTCTGTGGAATGTAAGAGTTCTTAAACTGTAGGAGCAGTGATCGTGAACAGTTCCCCCATAGCTTTTTTAGTTATGGCAACATAACATACACTGCTTTGCTACTTCCTTtccatctctctgtgtttgaccTGTCTGTCATTGGTGCATCCTCACACCTATAGTTGTATTTCAGCGCGAGGGCCTTCCCTCAGGGGGCTCACAGACAATAAAGTCAGTGGTCACTCGGGATTGCAGGGTCTGCTGTCAGAGCAAGTGGCATTGTGATGAATGGGAGTAATCTCACAGCTGTTACAGAATCACAAACACTTGGGGGAGGGGAGAATAGGACGCCTTTTGCCGCGTTATGTGAGTGAACACAaaatttattataaatatacatatacataacaATTCCTACTTTCTCTCTCTAAATATACCTTGTTTACCCTAAGCTGTGCACATATTATGTATGTACACAAAGTACTGTATGTTGCTACCATTACAAAAAGCCATGCAATatctacagtacagtatatGGTGTGTCTATGAAACCTACATTTATTCTCAATAAATAGTAATAAATTatccactttttgtttttgtacattctATTGCACATATTATTTACATTACTGCTTTGGAttaacattttccctttttcatcATGACCTGATGTCAGTTTTAGCTGCTTTAATTGATCCTAAAGGTAATGAGTTCCTCTACTCCACGTCCTCAGAAGACAGGCATTTCTGTCGGGCATCTTTGTCCTCAAATGTCAcctttttgttcctctttggGTCGATCCAGGAGTTGTGGATAATGGCATTGTTTGGAGTAGGATCCGCCTCAATGATCGACACCACTCGCTTCTTCATCTTGCTTTTCAAGACTTTCTGGAACTTCTGCCTTGTGAAGGCATAGAGTAGAGGGTGAAAGATAGTGGTCCCATAGGCCATGACCAGGAAGCCCAGTCTCAACTTGACCATTAGGTCACTGGGACCCACACTCAGGATGACTGTGTTGAGTATTGTGATGGGCGTCCAGCACAGCAGAAAGGTAGACACAATCAGGAGGGACATCCTGAAAACCCTCTTTTGGCGCTCTCGCCTCTCTCTGTGGCGCTTAACAGCCCTGCGCAGGGCGAtgatgacagacacagaggTCCGCATACCCAATGTGGGGTTGCGGCTGCCGCTGCTTTGGGATCCATCCGTGGCCTCTTGCTGCGTTGTCATGGCCGTCATGGATGGTCGCTTTTTCCTGCgagccttcttcttctgtgaggCGTGGAAACGTGTGCCAATGCGAATATTGAGCGCCTGCAGGATCTTTGAGTAGGTGATCAGCATGACAAcggcagtgaagaagaaaatagGGATCTGAGCAAGCAAGTGGTAATAGAGGCCAAGTTCTGTGTAGTACTGATTAGTGTGGACGACATTCTCCACCGCTGTCTGGTTCAGGTCAGCATGGCCCTGGGCAAAGAAGCCCACCTCAATAAAGGGTACGAGGAAACTAATAAAGGATAGCACCCAAATGGCAGCCAGCAGGGCCAGGGCACGGCCCATGGTCAGCACCCGGTTGGCTGGTTTAACTGAGATGTCGTAGCGATCAAGGGTGATGGCAAGCACATTAGCAGCAGTGGCGACACTAGCGAAGGAGACACAGGCTTCATGGAAGCAGCAGACGAGAGCGGTGTCTCCCTCCAGGGAAAGCAGCACCACCACAATGGTGAGGGGgatgcagcacacacagactAGCACATCCAAAACATGGAGGTTCATAGTGACAATGTTACTGACAGAACTAATGAGGTTCGACTTCATACAGTAGAGGGCAAGGACAGTGAGGTTAGAGCTCAGGCCCAGGAGGATTTCCAGCATGAGGAAGCCAGTCAGGGAGACCTGAAAACTGACAGGATAGGGATACGGGCTGGGGGTTGCCGGACTCATGGTGCGGCTGATGGGTTCAGTGTTGTCGGTGACCGTGACGTTGCTCATGGTGGCTTCTTGTTCAGGGCTGGGAAGGATATGCATTATCCTGCGTgtgggaagaagagagaagagaattTATAAGGAGAAAAAGGACGAGAAGAGGTCCGCCtattttacatttctcaaaAGCAATAATGAACACACATTCTTAGAAATCTAGTCAGACGTAATGCTGCTGGTTATAATGATGAGAAGGCCTTTTCGGTTTAAACAAGAAATTCTGAGAACAGACACTTTAATAGTGATggcatttttttcagaatatccCACCACACGAACAGCATGACTAGCTAATAACTATCTCGCCTCAATCAGCTTCGACTTTTGTTATCGCCAGCCTTCATCAGACAGTTGCATCCACAGAGGAGGCTCATAATAGAAACACTTTGAAGCCAATTAAAATCTTATAACCTCGTAGCTTTAATGGCTTTGGTAAGAGTGGTGGTGGCTTAGTTCCCTAGCCTCTGTTGAACACTCCGTTAAAGTAGATAGTAATATTGCAGGACGGGGGTAGGTGATAAAATACTGGGCCTTGGTCCTTAGTCACCAAACTTGACATTTCTGGCAGCAATTTAATCATTGTCAAAATGAGGAGGTGATTCATGATTCCCATAATGTTCCCCTAGTGTGTACCTCATCACTAGCAGGTGTCCAGCACTCAGAGGTGCCATTCAAATACAGGATGTTTGTTCAGGACTTACATGATTGAAGGACTAATGAGTGCACCAGAAACCATTTGGTGTTTGGGACTGTAATTAATGTTTGGTTCGGAGGAGCAAAATCTAATATACTTCAACACCAgagttaattaaaaataactgattaGCGCAAGCAATATTTGAATCAGCCATCTTCATAGACAAATACACCCAATCTGAACAGGCGTCCATATGAGGTGGAGAACAACAAATGgtattttgtaatatttaccCTTCCCTCCAGCACTATCTGAATTCCAGGGCTGTGTAATCAGGCCATAGAGTCCATGTTGCATCCGCAGAGACAAACATCACATCCAAACATAGCCTTTAGAAAAGTGTTTCCGCTCCAGCAGAGACCCCCAGCGAggcctttcctttcctttccttcccgGAGAGGCTGACAGCCAGAAAagcacctgtctgtctcaccaGGGACTGTCAACGGGCTGCTAGCTTCTTTTTCCCCTGACCTCAATGGCAAGAAAAGTAAGGAATCAGCCACCTGCACCCAGTGAATGTTAAAGAATATAGGCTAATGTTCTCTACAGTGTTTCTCAGattcttcctctgtttgtttggtgaTGGCGCGAGCGCTGATGGATGAGTGGAACAGGGCTAAGATGTCGGAGCCACCTCCTGTTTATAATCTCATGATATTCCCAGGCAGGAGAGACGCAGCcaaccaagaaaacaaagaaacacagactcTTTCCCCTGAGCAGGACTGGAATGTACTGCTCGTAGTACGATCCAAATCCTcgctttttgctttttttttttcttcagtgagaATAGTATTGTCAGATCTGTATATACAAAAAATCGTTACATCCATTAGCTTGTACTCCAAGAGGGCAGAGTTTGTCAGGTAGATTCCCCAGTTTACACCATAGTAATGTCCAGAAACTGTCCAGGAGGGGTCAATGCGTCCGAGCAGTGTCCAGGCCCATGTCTCCCCTGGGAGTACTAATGGAACAGGCCTtcactctccacctctctcatcAGTCTCTGTACGCCTGGCTCCAGCCGCCATTGACTTGTAAATCGAGCATAGGTCTCCAGTTTGCCCCTCAACATGCTGAACCCTCAATCACTGGGGGGATGACATGAGCAGAGCAGATTATTACAGTGCACGTGTGTCCAATCGCGTGACATGTGTGATCGCCGTGACACTGGTGATCActcgtgtttatgtgtgcacgGAAAATGGAAGGGGGGTTGATTCAGCGATTCAGCGGAAGGTCATCCTCAGGAGGTAGTGGCAGGGAGTTCATGAGGCAGAAAGAGGCCGTCGTGTagattttgcaaaaaaaaaaaaaagaagatccCAGACAAGAACTGGACTTTAGAAAGCAGGATCTGCATGTAACATCATCC
This sequence is a window from Acanthopagrus latus isolate v.2019 chromosome 8, fAcaLat1.1, whole genome shotgun sequence. Protein-coding genes within it:
- the LOC119025174 gene encoding G-protein coupled receptor 22-like, with amino-acid sequence MHILPSPEQEATMSNVTVTDNTEPISRTMSPATPSPYPYPVSFQVSLTGFLMLEILLGLSSNLTVLALYCMKSNLISSVSNIVTMNLHVLDVLVCVCCIPLTIVVVLLSLEGDTALVCCFHEACVSFASVATAANVLAITLDRYDISVKPANRVLTMGRALALLAAIWVLSFISFLVPFIEVGFFAQGHADLNQTAVENVVHTNQYYTELGLYYHLLAQIPIFFFTAVVMLITYSKILQALNIRIGTRFHASQKKKARRKKRPSMTAMTTQQEATDGSQSSGSRNPTLGMRTSVSVIIALRRAVKRHRERRERQKRVFRMSLLIVSTFLLCWTPITILNTVILSVGPSDLMVKLRLGFLVMAYGTTIFHPLLYAFTRQKFQKVLKSKMKKRVVSIIEADPTPNNAIIHNSWIDPKRNKKVTFEDKDARQKCLSSEDVE